A single window of Phycisphaerae bacterium DNA harbors:
- a CDS encoding prepilin-type N-terminal cleavage/methylation domain-containing protein, whose product MLTRPAKSAAGFTLVELLVVLAVAGILLAAVVVAFNASLINYRQNEAVFESINKARQALFRITTQVRTGLVDPAVTGEDRCKLLCADGSEVTYRYDSADKKLYLHDHATGADYVLCSNITAMTFVKTPTDDGADIKSVQISITVASGDIERTVSAAAVVRRNLK is encoded by the coding sequence ATGTTAACCAGGCCGGCTAAATCTGCCGCAGGTTTTACTCTTGTGGAATTACTGGTTGTTTTGGCGGTGGCGGGCATATTGCTTGCTGCTGTGGTTGTGGCTTTTAACGCCTCGCTCATAAATTATCGTCAAAACGAGGCTGTCTTTGAGTCAATCAACAAAGCCAGACAGGCGCTTTTTCGAATAACAACTCAGGTTCGGACGGGTTTGGTTGACCCCGCTGTTACGGGCGAGGACAGATGTAAATTGTTATGTGCCGATGGTTCCGAAGTGACATACCGTTACGATAGCGCTGATAAAAAGCTGTATCTCCACGACCATGCTACCGGGGCCGATTATGTATTGTGCAGCAATATCACCGCTATGACTTTTGTCAAGACTCCCACGGATGACGGGGCGGATATTAAGAGCGTTCAGATTTCCATAACGGTGGCAAGCGGTGATATTGAACGGACCGTTTCAGCGGCGGCGGTAGTCAGAAGAAATTTGAAGTGA
- a CDS encoding GspE/PulE family protein, with protein MKPPFTFERKRNSKRPETNSQSADDGLDMETADGQTRSCDKSQDGSADDLIRGLSNLYSPEEAGESHACDIADVLLDMGKLTPEVHSSLRQEFVSNGIKSASDAEAILLKTGLISADDILEAKASLYGLEFRHIKPEDVDKEAFEKLDIDFIRDNYVCPIAIEKGSAEGEILVVGTSEPANVFAIEDVKRQTRMELKVVVCSSEAIEAVCDSFKDEKIDYNFDDIISDMTDVEVVADQEKDFEDLEKMAGQSPVIKFVNYLINRAVSDGASDIHIEPKDKFTRIRCRIDGVLFEIMQSPLKMHSAVVSRIKIMSNLDISERRLPQDGKISIIVGGRGIDLRVSILPTNRGEKVVIRVLDSKSILHGLEQLGMEPKVMAAFNAQVLLPNGILLVTGPTGSGKSTTLYSALCQMDGDKLNISTVEDPVEYELGFCNQVQVNEKIGLDFASTLRSLLRQDPDVIMIGEIRDSQTAQIAVRAALTGHLVLSTLHTNDAASSVTRLVDIGIDAYLIAASLNAVLAQRLVRKICPKCKQIYHVPKNMRKYMESAGIDHDQIFHGAGCDYCRGSGYAGRVGIYELLVVDEKFRDVINKDPSLGNMRRIFYESKQPSLFDDGMTKIKHGLTTIDEVLRVTKMYSQSGE; from the coding sequence ATGAAACCACCTTTTACATTTGAGAGAAAACGGAATTCTAAAAGGCCGGAAACCAATTCACAATCTGCCGACGACGGATTGGATATGGAAACCGCAGATGGACAGACCCGCTCTTGCGATAAGTCGCAGGATGGGAGTGCGGACGATCTGATACGCGGGCTAAGCAATCTTTACAGCCCGGAAGAGGCCGGCGAATCACATGCTTGCGATATCGCGGATGTCCTGCTGGATATGGGTAAGCTTACGCCTGAGGTGCACAGCAGCCTGCGGCAGGAGTTTGTCTCTAACGGAATAAAATCGGCTTCCGATGCCGAAGCGATACTACTGAAAACAGGGCTAATCAGCGCTGATGATATCTTGGAAGCAAAGGCTTCGCTGTATGGTCTGGAGTTTCGGCATATAAAGCCGGAAGACGTGGATAAAGAAGCTTTCGAGAAGCTCGACATCGATTTCATAAGGGATAATTATGTTTGCCCGATTGCGATAGAAAAGGGTTCAGCCGAAGGAGAGATTTTGGTTGTTGGAACCTCCGAGCCTGCGAATGTTTTTGCGATAGAAGATGTGAAGAGGCAAACACGTATGGAGCTGAAGGTCGTAGTGTGCAGCTCCGAAGCTATTGAGGCGGTGTGCGACTCGTTCAAGGATGAAAAAATCGATTACAATTTTGACGATATCATTAGTGATATGACGGATGTGGAGGTCGTTGCGGACCAGGAGAAAGATTTTGAAGACCTCGAAAAAATGGCAGGTCAATCACCTGTCATTAAGTTTGTTAATTATCTGATTAATAGAGCTGTAAGTGACGGCGCCAGTGACATTCATATTGAGCCGAAGGACAAGTTTACGAGAATAAGATGCCGTATAGACGGAGTGCTTTTCGAGATAATGCAGTCGCCGCTAAAGATGCATTCCGCGGTTGTTTCGCGCATTAAAATTATGTCCAATCTCGATATTTCCGAGAGGCGGCTGCCGCAGGACGGGAAAATTTCAATTATTGTCGGCGGCAGAGGGATTGATTTGCGGGTTTCGATACTGCCGACAAATCGCGGAGAAAAAGTAGTTATCCGCGTACTTGACAGCAAATCGATTCTACACGGTCTTGAGCAGTTGGGTATGGAGCCTAAAGTAATGGCTGCTTTTAATGCGCAAGTATTGCTGCCCAACGGGATTTTGCTTGTTACAGGTCCTACAGGCTCGGGCAAGAGTACTACGCTGTACTCGGCTCTGTGCCAGATGGACGGTGATAAATTGAACATCTCAACGGTCGAAGACCCGGTGGAATATGAGCTTGGTTTTTGCAACCAGGTGCAGGTCAACGAGAAAATTGGTCTCGATTTTGCTTCGACACTGAGGAGTTTGCTACGTCAGGACCCGGATGTCATAATGATAGGCGAAATTAGAGATAGCCAGACGGCTCAAATAGCCGTGCGAGCGGCCTTGACGGGACATTTAGTGCTTTCGACGCTGCACACAAATGATGCAGCCAGCAGTGTTACAAGACTGGTCGATATCGGTATTGATGCTTACCTGATAGCAGCATCGCTGAATGCAGTGCTGGCTCAGCGGCTGGTAAGAAAGATTTGTCCGAAGTGCAAGCAGATTTATCATGTCCCGAAAAATATGCGCAAATATATGGAGAGTGCAGGGATTGACCATGACCAGATTTTTCACGGCGCCGGTTGTGATTATTGCAGGGGCTCAGGTTACGCAGGCCGAGTGGGTATTTACGAACTTTTAGTTGTTGACGAAAAATTCAGAGACGTAATTAACAAAGACCCATCCTTGGGCAACATGCGACGGATATTTTACGAAAGCAAACAGCCAAGTTTGTTTGACGATGGGATGACAAAAATAAAGCACGGTTTGACGACAATAGACGAGGTGCTGCGAGTGACCAAAATGTATAGCCAAAGCGGAGAATAG
- a CDS encoding prepilin-type N-terminal cleavage/methylation domain-containing protein: MRSRKGFTLIELMVVILIVGVLAAVAIPIMRGRIDSAKWSEGKAALGTIAASLRAYSAEKGAAGTYGANLPTLATLGFSASDLHGTHFTIANYSVTTSAFTAGADPELTFTIRATNTGTGITSPSAITLNQAGTWTETP; encoded by the coding sequence GTGAGAAGCAGAAAAGGTTTTACGCTGATAGAGCTGATGGTGGTTATTCTCATCGTCGGCGTCTTGGCAGCGGTGGCAATTCCGATTATGCGGGGCCGAATTGATTCAGCCAAGTGGTCGGAAGGAAAGGCCGCGCTGGGCACCATCGCCGCATCGCTGCGTGCCTATTCTGCTGAGAAGGGTGCGGCTGGAACGTATGGAGCAAATTTACCAACGCTGGCGACCCTGGGATTCAGCGCCAGCGACCTTCACGGGACGCATTTCACCATTGCCAATTATTCGGTTACAACCTCGGCTTTTACGGCAGGGGCTGACCCTGAGTTGACATTTACAATCAGGGCCACCAATACTGGTACAGGCATCACAAGTCCTAGTGCGATTACACTGAATCAGGCAGGTACTTGGACGGAAACGCCGTAA
- a CDS encoding type II secretion system F family protein, producing MKNYKYIARDSSGQRKEGFKDASSSNDLLGWLREQGLTPVSVNEIAVDTPKKHLTDFSKRIKSADLAALCWQLTTMVEGGVAIPTALETISEDVDNLQLRTILKQILEKMLKGETFSNSILEYPKVFNRLAYAMILAGEASGNLSEVLRRLAEYFDSRDKLARKVKGAIAYPIFVLGFIVLIVIFIMAFIIPRFRVIFDQIGGKLPAFTRGFMAVYSILQHNLHYIIGSILFVIVFAVLTSKTQKGHHFFSRIVLSIPLFGKVIKQAFIVTFCRTMSTLVAAGVSVLDVFDILSGMTDNEIIKSAVTRTKERIVGGLNISLSMAAVGFFPNMVIKMIQVGEESGSLASVLERTSTHYERKVDSTITFMTSMLEPIMIVTVGAIVLVVVLAMYLPIFTMSDMAS from the coding sequence ATGAAAAACTACAAATATATCGCTCGGGATTCGTCAGGGCAGCGCAAGGAAGGCTTCAAAGATGCTTCTTCCTCAAATGATTTACTTGGCTGGCTTCGTGAACAGGGGCTTACTCCTGTCTCTGTCAACGAGATAGCGGTGGACACCCCAAAAAAGCACCTGACAGATTTCAGCAAGCGAATCAAATCGGCGGACTTGGCAGCACTTTGCTGGCAGTTGACCACAATGGTAGAGGGAGGAGTTGCTATTCCCACGGCCTTGGAGACCATTAGTGAAGACGTGGACAATTTGCAGCTTCGAACAATATTAAAACAGATTTTGGAAAAAATGCTTAAGGGAGAGACTTTTTCGAACAGTATTTTGGAATATCCGAAGGTTTTTAACCGGCTGGCTTATGCGATGATATTAGCCGGAGAGGCCAGCGGTAATCTCTCGGAGGTGCTGCGCAGACTGGCGGAGTATTTTGATAGCCGCGATAAATTGGCAAGAAAAGTTAAAGGTGCAATAGCCTATCCCATTTTTGTGCTCGGATTTATAGTGCTGATAGTCATATTCATTATGGCTTTTATTATTCCGCGATTCCGTGTTATATTTGACCAGATAGGCGGTAAACTGCCCGCTTTTACCAGGGGCTTCATGGCGGTTTACAGTATTCTACAACACAACCTCCACTACATTATCGGCTCCATTCTTTTCGTGATAGTTTTTGCGGTTTTAACCTCCAAGACCCAAAAAGGCCATCATTTCTTCAGCAGAATCGTTCTGTCCATACCTTTATTTGGCAAGGTAATCAAACAGGCATTTATTGTAACGTTCTGCAGAACGATGTCGACTTTGGTGGCAGCAGGCGTTTCGGTGCTTGATGTGTTCGATATTCTCTCCGGAATGACCGATAACGAAATTATAAAGTCGGCCGTAACACGAACCAAAGAACGTATTGTCGGAGGCTTAAACATCTCCTTGAGTATGGCCGCAGTCGGCTTTTTCCCTAATATGGTCATCAAAATGATACAGGTAGGCGAAGAAAGCGGCTCATTAGCATCAGTACTTGAAAGAACCAGCACCCATTACGAACGAAAGGTTGATTCCACAATAACCTTCATGACGAGTATGCTTGAGCCGATAATGATTGTAACTGTTGGAGCGATTGTGCTGGTGGTAGTTCTTGCGATGTATCTGCCGATTTTCACAATGTCGGACATGGCAAGCTAG
- a CDS encoding uroporphyrinogen decarboxylase family protein has translation MGNYERFVKAINREETDRILTYDFMVSRELLARYGGFDESKKYAFEQIVEINAKAFKGMGLDATHQIYDPVKSWVRSKIENWGRFLGVNPDGWEVTRRGGADWITRRPFSNLKELEKNMPGIPKYEEVKKWYAPFIKHIKEVFDYYDLVFVGAVDGPVNDAYTYAGMELFMTAIYDAPELVSQIMDCAARFSAYIAQVFAENASAPMLFMGEDIACDTGPIFSPKFIIEQALPRWRWISEPIKEKGFKFLFHSDGRYGELLPIIFEQFGADGLEPIERKGCNDIFEIRRRYPDKLLFGNVCCAVTLPEGNIYDVEDETLELIEEIGPQGGILIGSSGEVGGMIPPENTVTMYETVHVYGTYPIDVEKIRKRRGEIGGELKTRKKRTKPQGA, from the coding sequence ATGGGTAATTACGAAAGATTTGTGAAAGCGATTAACCGGGAGGAAACCGACAGGATATTAACTTATGATTTTATGGTTAGTAGAGAATTGCTGGCAAGATACGGCGGCTTCGATGAATCGAAAAAGTATGCTTTCGAACAGATAGTTGAGATAAACGCCAAAGCTTTCAAGGGAATGGGGCTGGATGCTACACACCAGATTTATGACCCTGTAAAATCGTGGGTTAGGTCAAAGATTGAGAACTGGGGACGCTTTCTGGGGGTGAATCCGGACGGATGGGAGGTGACACGAAGGGGAGGGGCGGACTGGATTACGAGAAGACCTTTCTCGAATTTGAAAGAGCTCGAGAAAAATATGCCCGGAATTCCGAAATATGAAGAAGTCAAGAAATGGTATGCACCATTTATTAAACATATAAAAGAGGTTTTTGATTATTACGACCTTGTCTTTGTCGGAGCAGTTGATGGGCCTGTGAATGATGCTTACACTTATGCCGGTATGGAGCTTTTTATGACGGCGATTTACGATGCTCCGGAACTTGTTTCGCAGATTATGGATTGCGCCGCCAGGTTTTCGGCTTATATCGCACAGGTGTTTGCAGAGAATGCGTCGGCCCCGATGCTGTTTATGGGTGAGGACATTGCCTGCGATACAGGGCCGATATTCAGCCCGAAGTTTATAATAGAGCAGGCACTGCCGCGGTGGAGATGGATTAGCGAACCGATTAAAGAGAAAGGTTTTAAGTTTTTGTTTCACAGCGACGGGAGATACGGCGAGCTTCTGCCGATAATATTCGAGCAATTCGGGGCTGACGGCCTTGAGCCGATAGAGAGGAAGGGTTGCAACGATATTTTCGAAATAAGAAGGCGATATCCAGACAAACTGCTTTTTGGAAATGTGTGCTGTGCAGTTACACTGCCGGAGGGGAACATCTACGACGTTGAAGATGAAACATTGGAATTGATAGAAGAAATCGGTCCGCAGGGGGGAATATTAATAGGGTCTTCCGGCGAAGTCGGAGGTATGATTCCACCGGAGAACACGGTAACAATGTACGAAACGGTCCACGTATACGGAACATATCCAATTGATGTGGAAAAAATCAGAAAACGGCGCGGCGAAATCGGGGGCGAATTGAAAACGAGAAAAAAGCGAACGAAACCACAGGGGGCGTAA
- a CDS encoding type II secretion system protein produces the protein MRKNGFTLIEVLIAILLVGVAIAALVAANGSFTKANTGAADLSTAEFLIEQVRERSISVRYDNLSGLNGTFSPPINATGGSLNAFAAFSEQIVIENVSESNFEQAVAYDSGFIRVTVKVFLNSKEISSARWLRADIDE, from the coding sequence ATGAGAAAGAATGGTTTTACACTTATTGAGGTATTGATTGCAATACTGTTGGTCGGAGTTGCAATAGCGGCTCTGGTTGCGGCCAATGGTTCATTCACAAAGGCTAATACTGGTGCGGCGGATTTATCGACCGCTGAGTTTCTAATCGAGCAGGTAAGGGAACGTTCTATCTCGGTCAGATACGATAATTTATCCGGCTTGAATGGTACGTTTTCGCCGCCGATAAATGCGACCGGCGGAAGTTTAAATGCTTTCGCCGCGTTCAGCGAGCAAATTGTTATTGAAAACGTAAGCGAAAGCAACTTCGAACAAGCTGTTGCTTACGACAGCGGCTTTATCAGAGTAACTGTAAAAGTTTTTTTGAACTCTAAGGAAATTAGCTCAGCGAGATGGCTTCGGGCTGATATTGATGAATAA
- a CDS encoding PilT/PilU family type 4a pilus ATPase — translation MTNVKAILADAIGKRASDVHINVGMPPILRRNTELIEMDFPVVSSEDAKEMVLDMVGLDKFKKLEDKRDIDFSTTIEDGHRFRVNAHYQRDTIAISFRVIPNQVPAIDDLHLPLIVKELTDLPRGLVLVTGHTGSGKSTTLAGMVGLINRKYKKRIVTLEDPIEYLLENEMSMIEQREIGDDCPDFASGLRHVLRQDPDIIMVGEMRDLETTSSTITAAETGHLVFSTLHTMSAPQTIERIIDIYPANQQDQIRAMLANTLQAVISQTLFRRIDMPGMVPCTEILLCTIAVRNCIRENRIYEIPNIIETSRSLGMLNMDNSIIDMYSKGLIDRCEAITKSTNPGKMEKSLVPMERSEVIQSPLR, via the coding sequence ATGACAAATGTAAAAGCTATATTGGCGGATGCGATAGGAAAAAGAGCAAGCGATGTGCATATCAACGTCGGGATGCCGCCTATATTGCGGAGAAATACGGAACTGATAGAGATGGATTTCCCTGTTGTCAGCAGCGAAGATGCAAAAGAAATGGTTCTTGATATGGTTGGGCTGGACAAGTTCAAAAAACTTGAAGATAAGAGGGACATCGATTTCTCGACGACCATTGAGGACGGCCATAGGTTCCGTGTTAATGCCCATTACCAGCGCGATACGATAGCAATTTCGTTCAGAGTGATTCCAAATCAGGTTCCTGCGATAGATGATTTGCATCTGCCGCTGATAGTTAAAGAGTTAACAGACCTGCCGAGAGGATTGGTTCTGGTGACGGGCCATACCGGTTCCGGTAAAAGCACGACGCTGGCAGGAATGGTAGGATTGATAAACAGAAAATATAAAAAACGTATAGTTACGCTGGAAGACCCTATCGAATATTTGCTGGAAAACGAAATGAGTATGATAGAGCAGCGTGAAATCGGCGATGACTGTCCGGATTTTGCATCGGGCCTGCGGCATGTGTTACGGCAGGACCCCGATATTATTATGGTCGGCGAAATGCGCGACCTCGAAACTACCAGCTCGACAATTACTGCCGCTGAAACCGGGCATCTTGTCTTCAGCACGCTGCATACTATGAGCGCGCCTCAGACCATCGAGCGTATTATAGATATTTATCCTGCAAATCAGCAGGACCAGATTCGCGCGATGTTGGCCAATACGCTGCAGGCCGTTATCTCGCAGACACTGTTTAGGCGGATAGATATGCCGGGGATGGTGCCTTGCACGGAAATTTTGCTGTGTACCATAGCGGTAAGAAACTGCATTCGTGAAAACAGAATCTACGAAATACCTAATATTATTGAGACTTCCCGCAGCCTTGGTATGCTGAATATGGATAACAGCATCATTGATATGTACTCCAAAGGTCTCATAGACAGATGTGAGGCAATTACGAAGTCGACTAATCCCGGAAAGATGGAGAAGTCGCTCGTGCCTATGGAGCGGTCTGAAGTTATTCAGTCGCCTTTGCGATAA
- a CDS encoding prepilin-type N-terminal cleavage/methylation domain-containing protein, protein MKSKKGFTLIELMVVILIVGILAAVAIPIMRGRIDSAKWSEGKAALGTIGTALRAYSAEKGAAGTYGANLPTLATLGFSASDLHGTYFTIANYAVTTSAFTAGADPELTFTIRATNTGTGITSPSAVTLSQAGVWTETP, encoded by the coding sequence ATGAAAAGCAAAAAAGGTTTTACACTGATAGAGCTGATGGTGGTTATTCTCATCGTCGGCATCCTGGCGGCGGTGGCAATTCCGATCATGCGGGGCCGAATTGATTCAGCCAAGTGGTCGGAAGGAAAGGCCGCGCTGGGCACCATAGGTACAGCGCTGCGTGCCTATTCCGCTGAGAAGGGTGCGGCTGGAACGTATGGAGCAAATTTACCAACGCTGGCGACCCTGGGATTCAGCGCCAGCGACCTTCACGGGACTTATTTCACCATTGCCAATTATGCGGTTACAACCTCGGCTTTTACGGCAGGGGCTGACCCTGAGTTGACATTTACAATCAGGGCCACCAATACTGGTACAGGCATCACAAGTCCTTCTGCGGTTACACTGAGTCAGGCAGGTGTTTGGACGGAAACGCCGTAA
- a CDS encoding ATPase, T2SS/T4P/T4SS family, producing MKPAQEISSTTTFKTKADILFGELLVSKGLLTREELTEVLNEQKEHGGRLGEVLVRRKMLSEEDITTALAEHLSMEYIRLDDITKTDMSIARMLPEAISKRFCLVAIGEVDGNVIVAMADPLNVVAIDTISLKIKRQIKVVISSPKEIRQAIEVIYHGSDVEEQQLRDIVGVSEDSEVTSVTDEAQEADAESAAAAARAPVIRFVDLLLSQAVKSRASDIHIEPQEKSMMIRMRIDGILRDMVPPARKMQSAVTARIKILSDMDIAERRLPQDGRLKVRASGRDIDVRVSTIPTIYGEKIVMRILDSAAASHDLDQLGFEPKRLEEFKTALSQPHGIIVVTGPTGSGKSTTLYAALNYLRDPTENITTVEDPVEYRLAGINQIQIKPEINLDFATCLRAILRQDPDIILIGEIRDKETVEIAIKASLTGHLVLSTFHTNDAPSAISRFIYMGIEPYLLASTLNLIVAQRLVRKICEKCKEPVELSPDVLKRLKIDPEQAKNTVFHHGKGCGACGNTGYKGRLPIFEFLVMDSDIREMIINGKNEREIRAAARQKGYGGLFESGISNMMNGLTTAEEVLSTAFTEDIGVK from the coding sequence ATGAAACCCGCGCAAGAAATTTCCAGTACCACTACCTTTAAAACTAAAGCCGACATTTTATTTGGCGAACTACTCGTATCCAAAGGGCTTTTGACCCGCGAAGAGCTGACTGAGGTGTTAAACGAACAGAAAGAGCATGGCGGCCGACTCGGCGAGGTATTGGTTCGACGGAAAATGCTGAGCGAAGAAGATATTACCACGGCCCTGGCCGAACATCTCTCAATGGAATATATCCGCCTCGATGATATTACCAAGACAGATATGAGTATCGCTCGAATGTTACCTGAGGCTATCTCCAAACGATTTTGTCTTGTGGCGATTGGTGAGGTAGATGGCAACGTTATCGTGGCGATGGCAGACCCGCTTAATGTTGTAGCGATAGATACAATCTCGCTGAAAATAAAACGTCAAATTAAAGTAGTAATTAGTTCGCCCAAGGAAATTCGGCAGGCGATAGAGGTGATTTATCATGGTTCTGATGTCGAGGAACAACAGCTCCGCGACATTGTCGGAGTTAGTGAAGATAGCGAGGTGACGTCGGTTACAGATGAGGCCCAGGAGGCAGACGCAGAGAGCGCAGCAGCTGCAGCGAGAGCACCTGTGATTCGTTTTGTTGACTTGTTACTAAGCCAGGCGGTCAAAAGCAGAGCAAGTGATATTCATATCGAGCCGCAGGAAAAGTCGATGATGATTCGTATGCGAATTGACGGTATCCTTCGTGATATGGTTCCGCCGGCCAGAAAAATGCAGTCCGCGGTGACTGCCAGGATTAAGATTCTCTCAGATATGGATATTGCTGAACGCAGATTGCCCCAGGACGGCCGATTAAAAGTAAGAGCCTCCGGCAGAGATATAGATGTCAGAGTCTCGACAATTCCGACAATATACGGCGAAAAGATAGTGATGCGAATTCTCGATTCAGCAGCGGCAAGCCATGACCTTGACCAGCTGGGGTTTGAACCAAAACGTCTCGAAGAATTTAAAACCGCATTGTCTCAGCCCCACGGCATCATAGTTGTCACCGGGCCGACCGGCAGCGGTAAAAGCACCACATTATACGCGGCGTTAAATTACCTGAGGGACCCGACGGAAAACATTACCACGGTTGAAGACCCGGTTGAATACCGTCTGGCCGGTATTAACCAGATTCAAATCAAGCCGGAAATCAATCTCGATTTTGCGACATGTTTGCGGGCAATCTTGAGACAGGACCCGGACATAATTTTAATAGGTGAAATCAGGGACAAAGAAACGGTTGAAATCGCAATAAAAGCGTCTTTGACCGGCCACCTGGTTCTGAGCACATTCCATACCAACGATGCGCCCAGTGCGATAAGCAGGTTTATCTATATGGGAATTGAGCCGTATTTGCTGGCTTCAACGCTCAACTTAATCGTTGCCCAAAGACTTGTTCGAAAAATCTGTGAGAAATGCAAAGAGCCAGTCGAGCTCAGCCCGGATGTTCTTAAACGCCTGAAAATTGACCCGGAGCAGGCCAAAAACACTGTCTTTCATCACGGAAAGGGCTGCGGCGCCTGTGGGAACACAGGGTATAAGGGGCGTTTGCCGATTTTTGAGTTCCTCGTAATGGATTCAGATATTCGCGAAATGATCATTAACGGCAAAAATGAAAGAGAAATTAGAGCAGCGGCCCGTCAAAAGGGTTATGGCGGGTTATTTGAAAGCGGCATCAGTAATATGATGAATGGCTTAACTACCGCAGAAGAAGTCCTTAGCACGGCATTTACGGAAGACATAGGAGTGAAATAA
- a CDS encoding type II secretion system F family protein translates to MSGNFSQSYEGAAVAVENPRPVQTLHERKQDGKPANLQESILKKIQGFRVEFGPSSKDILNFTNQLAIMVRAGISIQDSLELIAAQLENRKFVAVIADLKAKIEAGRSFSQALAEHPRVFSNLYINMIGAAEVSGSLSTMLQKLAEYLDQEAETRSQIKGAMIYPVIIAAMAAFVTIFLLCFVLPRFTAIFAGKEHLLPGPTKVLMAGSEFLRGYWYFILMVVGGVLMGFWYFITTNTGRYWWDKTKLVLPLVKTLCKSLYITRSLHTMGVLSRAGVPILNTISITSQISGNVLYRDMWLAVYEQVRQGKKIASSLVRYNLMTTNVVQMIKTGEDSGTLGEVLSDVSEYYARELKTVIKTTVSMIEPIMIVLMGILVGFIAMSIILPIFKMSSAVMGR, encoded by the coding sequence ATGTCCGGAAATTTTTCGCAAAGTTATGAAGGTGCAGCGGTTGCTGTGGAAAATCCTCGGCCCGTTCAGACACTTCATGAACGAAAGCAGGACGGGAAGCCCGCAAACCTGCAGGAGAGCATACTGAAAAAAATCCAGGGCTTCAGGGTTGAGTTCGGACCGAGCAGTAAGGATATTCTGAACTTCACTAATCAGCTTGCAATTATGGTTCGGGCGGGGATAAGCATTCAGGATTCGCTGGAGTTAATAGCCGCCCAACTTGAGAACCGGAAATTTGTGGCGGTAATCGCCGATTTAAAAGCCAAGATTGAAGCGGGCAGAAGTTTTTCACAGGCGCTTGCAGAGCATCCGAGAGTATTCAGTAATCTTTATATAAATATGATCGGTGCTGCGGAAGTTTCCGGCTCTCTCAGCACAATGCTGCAAAAGTTAGCGGAGTATCTGGACCAGGAGGCCGAGACACGCTCACAGATTAAAGGGGCGATGATTTATCCGGTTATCATAGCGGCTATGGCGGCATTTGTGACTATTTTCCTTCTGTGCTTTGTTTTGCCGAGGTTCACGGCGATATTTGCAGGCAAGGAACATTTACTGCCGGGGCCCACCAAAGTCTTAATGGCCGGCAGCGAATTTTTGCGGGGTTACTGGTATTTTATTCTAATGGTTGTTGGCGGAGTGCTTATGGGGTTTTGGTACTTTATTACTACCAATACCGGCCGGTATTGGTGGGACAAGACCAAGCTGGTGCTACCTCTCGTCAAAACGCTCTGCAAAAGTCTTTATATAACAAGGAGCCTGCACACGATGGGAGTCCTGAGCAGGGCCGGAGTGCCCATTCTTAATACTATTTCGATAACATCTCAAATATCGGGAAATGTCCTTTATAGGGATATGTGGCTTGCGGTCTATGAGCAGGTACGGCAGGGGAAGAAAATCGCATCGAGCCTCGTTCGGTATAATCTTATGACGACCAATGTCGTACAAATGATAAAAACGGGTGAGGATTCGGGTACATTGGGAGAGGTCCTCAGTGATGTTTCTGAGTATTACGCAAGAGAGCTCAAAACCGTTATCAAAACTACTGTTTCAATGATTGAACCTATAATGATAGTCTTGATGGGTATTTTGGTCGGCTTTATCGCGATGAGCATTATTCTGCCGATATTTAAGATGTCCAGCGCTGTTATGGGGAGATAG